The window TTGGTGATACCTCAGCACAGTGGTCCACAGCAAAACCAATGTGCTCTTTAAGCCTCTTTCTTTTACAACTATGAAACATAGATTGGAAAATATCAGACACAAATATAGCACAGTTTGTAGTGAAATTAATGTAAAAGTACAGCACCAGTATTTAGGCCTTCAAATGCTCTTACAGAACCTTGTTTCATGGGCTTGTCCTCAATTTCTTTTGCTTCCAAATGAACAGCTTGCAATGGTTGCAGATTTCAGAATTTAATCCTGCCGGTTTTGTTATACTGGGAATCCTTGCCTCAATAGGGCTATAATTGACGAATCCTGTCCAACAACTCCTCTAAAGATTGCAGAGCAACTCTGCAATGTTCTTTAGATCTCAACCCTTCATCCAGAACTTGCATGGCACGTTTATACAAATGCTCACACCATTGCAATGAGCTATTGGCATCAATACTGTTGGACCCATAATCTGGAACATGCATGTGCTTCAAATCCTTTCTCCATCGCGGAAGAATATACTGAGAAGGAATCTCCACTACACCATTATAGTTAAGGACAGTGAGAGCATGTCTACAAAGATAACCTTTAAAGTTGAACAAGTTGCAAATGCAACGAACTTCTACTTCAGCTGCACTATATAAAACTTCATAATCCCTAATCTCCCTCCTACCTCCCTCACCATCAACACGTTCTTTAACAATGTACACTGTAACTGGACCATCAACATGAACTTGTGTTGTATTAAAACACGAGAACATCTCCTCAACTTCAACCTGGAACTTCTTAAAAATTTCACTTGTATACACTTTTGAGAGCTGTGATTCAAAACAACATTTTGTCTTTAAGACAGGATTGAAATGTATTGACTCAAAATCTGCTCTGGCTTCTTTCTGAAGCTTCTTCTGCATAGCTAAGTCATACTTGTCGAGGAACTCTTTCAAAGAAGTCTGTCTATTCACAAGTCCATCAAAAAATGCATGCATGCTCTCGTTTCGTTGGGTAGTGGACATACCGGCAAGAAACACATCTTTTGAATAGGCTGGAGCCCATCTTTGGCGATCTTCATGCAACATCTGAATCCATTCATGATTCCCAATCACATATCTCTGGATTGTATCCCCCCAAGCTGTTTCAAATTCATTTACTCTCAAAGAATCGTAAACTGCTCTGTTAAATGCACTTCTAATTGATTCATATTCACACAATTCTTTCAGTTTCTCTGGAACTTTTTGCATAATGTGCCAGAAAGAAATATGATGATGGGTTCTTGGGAATATCACATCAATTGCTCTTTGTATGGCCCTACAATGGTCCGTGACTATAACAGATGGTGTGCGCCCTAGCATGCAGGTAACCCATGCCTTCAACAACCAATAATATGACTCTACTGTCTCACCTGCAAGCAAACCACAACCTAATAAAATAAATTGTCCATGGTGATTTACCCCAACAAATGCCACTAATGGTATCTCATATCTATTTGCCAAataggtggtgtcaactgcaacAACATCACTAAAGTAATGATAGGCAGATCGAGACCTAGAATCAGCCCAGAAAACATTCCTCACATTTCCTTCATTGTTGAGAtccatcaaataaaaaaagtttgGACTCATCAATTGCATGCGacaaaagaaattcaaaatgCTTTTTGCATCTCCTTCCCTAATCTTCAGTTTCACATCCTGATCCAAGAATCGCAAGGCATCTCTTTCATCAAAACTTACGTTTTCATGATTCCACACGTCTAGGGTGAATGTTTGCAACAACTTATTTACTTGTATTTCAGCCTCACTATCTGAACGCGATTTTCTTTTAGTTCCAGTACCTGTACTCTTATGTGATTTATAGAATTGCACACTGGCAGGAGTGATTAAATGGTTGTGCTCAAGACTAACTTCCATCACTTTCCACTTTTCAGAGTCCATTAATttaaccctcaacattgctgGGCAGCCAGTTCTTGTTTCAGGCCTTAAGTTGTATGTTTCTCGCTTCTTTTTAAAACCTTCTCTACTACAACAAAGTACTGCAGCATACTTATCTTTATTCTTTTCTCTAAACCATGAACTCTTTACTCTGATGCCAAATCCCAGTTCCTTAGCATAGCAATTGTAGAAATTGTAAACATCATCATAGGAATCAAACTCCATTCCCACAAAAGGTGGCACAAACTCCTTATTCCCTAGTGTTCCACCTTTTTGACCACCAGAATCTGGTGTTGCACAATCTCTTTTTATCCCAGGCTCATTGCTCTCATCCTCAGACAATGGCTCACTATTAAGAGAAACAATCTCCATCTGCAAGACAAAACAAGCttgttaaaaataaataaataaaggccCAAAAAATCAAATCATCTAAGTTAAAAGACAAGAACAACCATTGTACTTCAAACAATTGGTAAATATCATGCTCTAGTTCCAATTGTAATTCCAAGGTATCACAACTGACAAGATAACTGCCTCTAGCTTTACACCAAGATCTAGTCTACATAACCAACTACTTAATCCATTAATGGAAAAGATAACAATGACATATGTTCTCATGAGACCTTATCTAGAAGAATCCATCCCACTATCAGCAAATTCCCCATTAAAGCCAGGTTGAACAATTTTATAAGTTCATAAGAACCAAATCTTTCGTAATGAATGAACCCAATAAAAATTGGAGGAAATGCAACCCAGATAATGGCATATCCACTAAGGAATTCAAGGATGTCACAAATATCTGTCACGTGGCAGGTCGGATGGGGCTGAGATTTTGTGCACAGATAAACCCCAAGGTCCCTgcttacatgtcaagtttcaacccaaaagtAGTTGCCctagtggcaaaataaagctctGAAAAATGCAATTACAAAATGAAACTTACTGGAAAGAATGGATGGCTGAACATACAAGGGCATtatgccaatacatgggaggaTATATGATTGAATCATAGTGAAATTTTACACAAGGTCAATCCAAACCAGTTCCTAGCTATCCAATGGTCCGATTTGCCACATCACTCTTGCCCGTGGCACAACTAGGTCTACAATCAAGAGATTCCCTCATGACTGCGCAGTGAAGGGAACTTTTTCCAcaaatttttctattttgatagaaaacagaaaataaaatttctattttggatacATGATGGTTGTCATTTTAATAGTCTAAGGCCATAAACATACGTAAAACCCCAAAGGGATTGATACAAAACAATAAGTAAACCCCTAAAATACACAAAGTGATAAGGTAGACCTTATTACAATATACCAACAATACCTACAAGGTTCCTATCCACTTGATGTAGGCCGATTGAGGAGTAAGGGAGAATGGTCCAGTTATCTTACAACCAGCCCTATCAGACCCAGCCTGCCTGTCTAGGCCCTCTTCGACTGGTCCCTTCTTGTGGGCCAGGTCTAGGCCCATTACTACATTAATTACCTAGTGCATGCGTGGTGGTTTAAACTCTACTCTAGGAGATCCTTTGTGGGGCCTGTTGGTGATAGCATAATAGAGGATTGGGTTCTTAGATGatctttcttttcatggtttctatttcagtattgcatattaggtagtttctatttagagttgtttctatttttattttttttaaagattagATTTAATGTTAGGATTAGTTTCTGTTTTGAACAAGAGTCATTACCGGCAACCCAGCCCATTCCTGTTTTTCTGAAGTGATTTAAGAGGACAGTACCCCCTTCCTTTGAGTGCAATTTTGTTTTCAACCCCATCTCTGAAGCCAATCGGCTGCTGCTGTTAGAAGTTCATTAGTCGCTATTTCTGGTCTGTGCTGTAACTTCAATTTTGCCCATTGGTTTACATTGAATCTAATATGTGTTAATGCTCCTGTTGAGTGGGTGTTATGTTATTAGTTTGGGAATAAATAGCTGTGCTGATGTGAAGTTACTGCTAGGTTGCTAATTCTGAAACCTACTGCTAATTTGGTTTTCTTACAATATCTTTCCATCCCATCATTGGATTGAGATCAATTTGTGAGTTATTGAAGCTCATAAGGAGACCTATATGGGGCTGATCAGACTTGTAATTTGGGGTTTATCAGGGTGCTCATGCTGGTTTTGTAAGCCTTCTGATCTCTATAATACTGTTAGAGTAAATCCCATCACCACTGTTCCTTTACCAATGAATctgctattttttttgggtgatctTGGTTTCCAAATGAACAAGTTGCTTCTTTGGAAACACAAATGCCTTTCCCATTTGATTGGATGTGGAAGTCACTAAGGGATAGTCTCATTCCAGATCATTCATTTTATAACCAAGGCAGAGTCCCGTTGAACCATCAAGTTGGGTCACTCTTGGAGTTGAATAGATAGATCATTCTAGAATCAATTACTTCATTTCTGCTGTTTTAAAGTCTGCCATACCCAGTGGGAAAGACATAACCAAGATAATATTGATCTCATGGTCCAAAAATTACTCCCCCAACTCCTGCAGGTCCAGCCCTATCATTTCCACCATAGTTGAGCTTGATGGAGGTTGACCTAGTGAAGGGAGAGGAGGCCACTTGTCACTTGTGTCGGACAACATCCGCATGTGGGTGTGATCCAACAACCTCCCCCATCCTACTCCCTAATACGAAAGGAATATCATGGAAACTTTCATGAATAGCAGTCCAACTGATGCAATTGAAGCTGTTATCAATACCAGCACAACTGATGCAATCTGGGAACCAGAACCTTTAAAAATGGTTTGCTTTGGGCCTAcaagaataattaataactcaattttaaagaaaaaatggcaGTTCCATAAATACTACAAAATTTAGGACCAACAAGCAAATAGGACTGAAGTTGAGTATGTAACTGTAAGAAACTTCTTGGAGGGAACTAATAAAAGAGGtggggttgggggaggggggggggactggAACAAGGTAAAGATtagggggtatttatggaaTATAGGGAATATTGGTTAAGAATATGGAGGGAAAGTTTGCCTTAGCAGGTCCAAAGATTAGACAATAAGAGTATTTAACCTCAGCAAACAGCTCTGACGGAACAAAAGGGAACCAGTTCTGCACTTTGATTTGCTCTTCACAATCCACACTGGTTTTTGAAGTCAGATTGCGCAGGCTGGGTTGCCTTATAGTAGGTAAGTAAACCCTCAAAtaccaagaagaaaaaaccaaggATGAGGGAGTTTGAAATAAACTTTAGGGGCTGGGGTACCACCAAAAACAGAGCACGATGAACAGTATTCTTAGGGGCTGAGATGGGGAAGGAACCAGAGGAAAGAGGATCACATCACagggagaaagaagggaaacaCAGCCACCACGGATCATGCCACACAGGCAACTCTCTTAACAAACTCAATCCACCTAAATTTTCTCTCTGCGTAGCCTTGGATTtacaatcatatataaagaaaaataaagacccCAACCCCAAGGGGCAGCGCAGTTGGCAAGGGGCGAGAcctaaggaagctgaaggtcctgagttcgactccgcctccccccttggggccacccgcctgaggggaaactccctggtgaacatggggCCCCCAGTATCTTCCGGTTCGTGTGTGTTGCAGGGTCGTGCACTAGCCCTGGGGGAATTAGTCGGCCAAAGGCCGGATACCTCCagttaaccaaaaaaataaaataaaataaagaccCCTAAAAATAGGAATTAATAACAACTTTACCCataataggaaactaaatcaatcaaggaaaaggaaactgGTAACTTTCAAATCCCCTACGTAATCTACCAATCCTATCTAATAATTCCatacaaaaaatattaatattataaaataacCACAATCTCATGCATGTCCTGGTTTGGGTAATAATTGGTTCAATGATGCACCATaccctttcctcttcttgatCCGTATACGATCTGCATCACCAACATGCTACCCAAACCATGATAATATATCAGAAATCCTCCCAGAGTGGCCGCTTTACATCCCGAAAAAGCATATTATTCATCTCCTCCCATATGGTGCAAAATAATTCCATGAGAGTGAGCCTCCATAGAAACAGAAACTTTAATATCATAAATCAAAGCTTAATAACTTATATATGGCACTACATTTTCTATACTCAGCAGGAGCACATTTTCACAATTCAGAAGGGTAAAGTGAATTGCATTTCCAGCCATTACATGAATGATCATTGGGGTAAACATATTTCTTAGACTTGAATTTGGCTTTTATTAATGAGGAATGGTTTGTGCAGCTTAAAAGGttgtcccaactcccaagagAAAAAAGTGAGCAGTTCTTAAACTTAGTAGTGACAAAGGTCCCGAGCTCAAAAAGTTTTTCTTTGGGTTCTTCCAAGAACAAGAGAACATGTTTAAAGGTGAAGCAACGTGCATTATCCACAAGCATTTTCAGTACATGTAACACTAATGACTATGATTGTTATATTTCTAAGTGTCTCCAATCCCCAAGCAAGATGAGCTTTTTCCAAATGATTGTCAGCCAATAGCTTTAGTGTGATGAACCAACGTCATTGATCAGATTAAGAGAGGTTTAAGCACCAGCTGCACCCTAAAGTCAGGGGATGTATGGAGCTAAGTCTTATTTCAACCATATAATCACATTATGTTATTAAACACATCATTTTAATTacccagggggggggggggaggatttAATAATCCtataaccaaaagaaagaaatgaagatcACACATTGAATTGAACAAAACCCAGGACAACATGTGAAGCAAATACTCAGGagcatttttatcaaaaaaaaaacccagttgGAAAACCAGTCCATCAAACATCAAAACCCAGTCTCATATCCACGAATTACAGATGGAATCAGAATCTACCAGTCTGTCTAAACTAATCCTTTTAGACCCAGTTTAGGAGCCAACAGATAATTTATTTCTCTCCAAGGAtgggaaaaaacaaaaggaagcacCTAAAGTTTAAGATAGAATCTTCACTTACAGAccaaaaacatataaatatatcAATAAAATCAGCATACTGTGGAAGAAGATCGATTACCAGCCTTTCGAGTTTCGACCCAGAGGGATCACTTTGGTTACCGTACCAACACAGACACACAGGCTCGAgcacagagaaagagagagattgggcGGTAGTTTGGTAGGGAAGGGTTTCCAATTACGAAAGAGGGCCTACGAGATGTCTGGGAAGTGGGAAATACGCTGGGCATGATGAAATAGACTCTGGGCGTATAGTAACTTGGAGAAAACTGTGCGAAAACCATTCGATTCGAATCTTTTTGAGAACAGCCGgaagggaaaattatcctctcaggttctctggCCGTACAAATCCTAGTGTggggttgggacttgggaccccacctgggcagtgtCTTCcgtacaaaaatacccttatcaaATTTGTGTTCCCTCTCCCTTACCATACCTTGCTGATGTGTCTGTGTGATCCTGTTATCCAGGGCACACCTGTGACCTGACAGGATCCGTTCTTGACTTGGCCTGGGACCTGGGTCAAACTGGACCCAACCTTGGTCTTGGTGCCTGCCTACTGAGTATAGAAATGGCTAATTCTATTGGATATGGTGAGGTATGTTGCATGAGATCTATGACCCCAGAGTCTGTTAGAAACCTAGTGATCCACTAAACCCAGATTCCAGTTCGGGTTGGGTTTGAATGGAATGTGTATTGTTTCAGCCAATGTTCAAAAACCGGCTGTGGATCACTAGGTTCAATCCAGATTAACTTGCCCAAcataatggtttttttttttttctttctttctttttcttcacccacAGTGAAGGAAGAATCTCTCATCCACCACTTTCAATGGTTGGATGAGACTCTAAAAGTTAAGAACAGTAGAAATGGAATTTCAGACAGTCGTTCAGTAGGAGAGAGTAATAATGAGAAATCCAGCTAAGGGGCCAgggtggaagaaaaagaaactccTAGTGTTGTTTTAGTTTAAATGACTGCTTACAGTGAACCAAgtatttattttctgtttttcagCTGGAGAACAAAGTACCTTGGGTGTTCATAAAGTGTTCAAAAGGCTCTCATGGGCTTAGATCTACTAGTAGTTCCCAATGGCATTTTGTTAGCCTGCGAGTCTATTGACAGAAACTATTAAGTGATTTGAAATTGCAGGATGGCAACCACAGAATGTGCCAAAATGAATACATGAAAACATCCAAGTATGCCTTCTATGTTCCCTCCTTCCTTTCTGTCAATATAACAGTAAAAATTGATTAACTATACAACATGGTGGTTTCATGGTTATTCATAACTACAGAGTCATCACCAAGGTCGGATTTTGATTAGACAAAAGCAAAGTGGCTTAATGTATGGCGAATACCCAAAAGAGTACGAATTAACTCAAGCTTTTTCTTGGATCGCACTCTAATTCACTAATGATGGTCCTGCTGTCTTTAACAATCTAGCAGAAACATAAGGGAGTGCTTCTAGTTTCTTCACAGTTCTCACCCTCATTTTAGTTCTTCCTATCTCCCTTCTATTTTTGAATTGTCCGCTCATATATGAATTGAGACAACAATGCCACTAGAATAACCCCCAAAATAGCAACTTTTCGCCAATCAGGTGAAGAAGAGATCAAGGCATTAGCAATCCCAATGCTAAGCAAGCCGATTAAAGCAAGGTAAATGTTCCTCCTAACTTTTGATCCGGCACTCTCTTTATTAACTTCTTTAATCTTCTCAATTTCCTCTTTAGCTTTAGCTTGCTCTCCAGGAGCCCTCTCCCCCAGGTTCTTGAAGAAGAGGCCTTCATTGCGACCCTCCTCTATTTGACCTTCGAACTCCACTAACTCCCTGTCATTTTTCTCAATCTCCTGTTTATTAAACTCTGTGCTTTCCTCAAATGCCTGCGCCCGGCTCTCTAGATTTTCCATTATCTGCCAATCACAAATGGAAGGCCAACTCATCAACAGAAAATTAGAGAAACAAACACTATTAGAAAATGATGAGAAACAAACCCTGGCCCCTGCTTCATCAAGTTCCTTGAGCGCATTTTCTCCAATCTCATCAAATTCAGCATTAGCATCTTCGGCAAATTGGGTTAGATAAGCAGACCGCTCATCTAAATAGTCAGTGAGTCGGACCTTCTGGGTTTGAAGCATAGCAATTTTGGCCAACAATTCCTGTTTTTTTAGATCTCCTTCAGGTGGCGAAGATTCAGAACCAGAGTCATTGGACTTGCAGAATGAGAGAAGGGAGCTTTTCTTGGTTGGCAGTTTTCTCATGTGGATAAAGGCACATTTGCCGGGAAAGTAGCTCTGAAGGGCCTTGATAGCATTCATTTTGTGTTTTGCAAGGAGATCAATGCGACTGTTCTGGGTATGTTTAGAACCCACAGCTCTGTTTTGAACCTTACCAACTGTTTTCGCTCCCTATCAGATAAGATTAAAGCTTACTGCTATTGGAATATAACCAGGGCATTGATTTGGTTAAGAGTGTAAGAAGAACAACCAGACAGAATTCCTTTCCTATTCCTCATTCAAATATAATTTCATAAAAATTTAGGGTGGCAATATTGACACTCCACTACTTTGCTCTGGACGCTACATTCAACCTTTTACCGTTTGGGGCATTGCTCTGGTACAAAGCAGTTGTAGTGGCTAGAGTAAAAAAGGAGCTTCAAAAGCAATGTACTAcatttatatattatttgtgTATGTGGTGTGTAGGTTTATGTAAGTGTGTATATCCCTAGCATTCCTCAATTCTATTTTGTTCAAATTTCTCATGGAGAATGAATTCGGCGAAAGGCACCTCATCAACAAAGAGAATTCTTACCAAACACAACTAGTTGATGTTAGAATACCATTTTTTAGATTAATTTAGGAGCAGGTCTAAGGATACTACTTTACGCCATTGAATGCACAGGTAAGGATGATTGAAGTGTGCAAATTAGAGAAGCAAAACTAGGGGTAGGCTAAAGATTACCAAGGGAGAAATAGTGAAAAAGGATATGAAAGCCTTTAGGATCAACAATAAATTATGGTTGTAAACAGGGTTGAATAGTGAACCAGGTTTCATGTATtgaatcccatttagttgggaaaagccTTAGTAGAATTGAGCTGAGTTGAGTCTAAATAAATTATTTTCCTTCTCCATAATGGGTGaaacttaaaattttcatttcgtGAGATCATTCATTCAGATCAACTTGAACAGAGTGGAAAAACATTAGCTATGTGCATCTTCCAATGACAGGAAATTTCTACTAGTTGTAagactaaaaaactgaattttggTCAAGAAAACCAGCAAGTTCACATGCAAAGACCCAACAATAACCAGAAAAGAGCATCAATAGTTATCTTTGGTGTTGGCAAACAATGGTTTTGATCTGAAGCTGATATATTGCTTCTTTTACTTGTAAAGAACAATAATAAACTCAGAAACTAATCAGTCATTATTTATGTCTCTTTAAGCTCTTTTATGTCAGAAACCAAAAGAGATGGTCAGATACCTAGTGCAGTGTTGGATAGTATAGTAGATTTTCTAAAGATTTAAGAGTAGAGACTGAAACCATGCTGGGTTCcttaacaaagaaaaggaggcATACTTTTGAAGCACTCACAACCATACCCTAAAGCTAATGAAGCATGATAGGTAATATAGTAATTTTCATTGAAATGAACAAAAAATTACAATCTTTGATAGATACAGTGATCAACATCTTTTTTAACAAAGATCTGAAAACTCAGGAATCTTACTCCAGTCCTTTGTTGATTTACGCCTCCACTGGTTGCAATCATCAAATAACGACTGGGGTGGGTGTCAAACTTCAGTTTCTGAACCATGAAAACAGGTTTAGTAGTCCAGAAAGCAGGATTCCAAGATAAAAAGGaagaacaaaacagaaatttatACCAAGAGTAAAATAATTTGTTGATTTAATTGGAAGAACAATTCATTGAGGACTTCAGTAGCAGTATAGCAGCGGTAGCCAAATAAGGCTTTCGATAGTTGGGAATTAGATACATGACACAAAACATTAAGGTAAAACTCAAATCTACGGAGTTTGTGAATCTCCAGAAGCTACAATCATGGCAGAAAGCATGAACAAGAAAACCAAAGGGTAAGAACAGTATAGAAAACAGCATTAAAAatctttgaaaaagaaaaataaacttatTTGACGCATTACTGAGTCCATGGTAGAATATCGAGACTTTCGATCCCCAAAGGTGATAGCCTGAACTCCTACACTCCATCTACAGTTCAAGGAGGCATAAACAAAGCACAATATCAAGTTAAACAGAAATGAATGGataatggtttaaaaaaaaaagtgagcaGCGTTGCTGTCGATTTTTCAACTGTAGGATTGGAATATGAAGGACAATTATGGTCCTCTCTACTGACAGAAATACCCCTCTAGATAAGGAGTGTCAAATTATAACTAAAATTGAAAACcgaaatcaaaacaaaaccaGACCGAGTAAAAAAACCGTGGTCCGGGAAGGGCCATATTGTCATAATATGCGTATCCTTATTTTAGAAAGAGGCTATTTTCTAACTTGTATTAGTGAATATAATTTTATAATACTAATAACTTGGATATGCGGCATTAATAAATGTGATTTTacaatactaatatattatcagataaaaaaaaatcacatttatATAAATTAGAGTCGAAACCAAACTAAATACTAGAATCACCCCTACGCCCGGTTGCACAACTTACATTGCCCCTACACCCTGAACATGGACGCACGAAATGATCGTTGCACCCCTTGAAACCACAAAAATTACCAGGGTGTGGTAGTCATTTTCGCATGTCTCCTGTGTCAGGGCACCGTGTCTGGCGTGACTGGGTGGCgttttttctccaaaaaaaataatggagatgGTTCTCTGAAGAAGCAACATAGAGACACACCAATGAAATGTGACAGAATGGTTTCATATATAGGAGGGCAGCAAGGTtattcatgagagagagagagagtgctatGTATCCTTCCCTAGCAGTTCAGACAACTTTTTCCCAGTAAATAATTACTTGACATATGATTGGGATACGACATCACAAATTTTTGTGAGATTAGTATTTCTATAATGCTACAAGTGGGTAGTGTCTCTACCTAACCTATCAGCGTAACAATCCATTTCTCCTAACAATATTAACGATGTCAAAAGTTGGGCTGAATAAATAATCTAAATCAAAActattcattttcaatttggatcctctactattGCTTGCTCGTTCTGCGGGCCTACTTCCTCGCACAGGCAGGGGCGCAATGATCGCCCTACCCACTGCCCGAGTGGGGTAGGGGCCGTCATTGCGCCCCTACCTATGTGAGGAAGCACATTCTCAGGACAAGCAGGCGGCAATAGAAGATCAAACCCAAAACTGACCGACAACGATTGgaaaatataataattatttatttttaatatatgatGAGTCATATGATTGATATAAAGCCGCAAACTTAACATGCACTCCAAGGGGTGTAACTATCCAATCAATCTCACTTGAATTCAGCTTTGTGTAGT is drawn from Telopea speciosissima isolate NSW1024214 ecotype Mountain lineage chromosome 1, Tspe_v1, whole genome shotgun sequence and contains these coding sequences:
- the LOC122639354 gene encoding protein FAR1-RELATED SEQUENCE 6-like; the protein is MEIVSLNSEPLSEDESNEPGIKRDCATPDSGGQKGGTLGNKEFVPPFVGMEFDSYDDVYNFYNCYAKELGFGIRVKSSWFREKNKDKYAAVLCCSREGFKKKRETYNLRPETRTGCPAMLRVKLMDSEKWKVMEVSLEHNHLITPASVQFYKSHKSTGTGTKRKSRSDSEAEIQVNKLLQTFTLDVWNHENVSFDERDALRFLDQDVKLKIREGDAKSILNFFCRMQLMSPNFFYLMDLNNEGNVRNVFWADSRSRSAYHYFSDVVAVDTTYLANRYEIPLVAFVGVNHHGQFILLGCGLLAGETVESYYWLLKAWVTCMLGRTPSVIVTDHCRAIQRAIDVIFPRTHHHISFWHIMQKVPEKLKELCEYESIRSAFNRAVYDSLRVNEFETAWGDTIQRYVIGNHEWIQMLHEDRQRWAPAYSKDVFLAGMSTTQRNESMHAFFDGLVNRQTSLKEFLDKYDLAMQKKLQKEARADFESIHFNPVLKTKCCFESQLSKVYTSEIFKKFQVEVEEMFSCFNTTQVHVDGPVTVYIVKERVDGEGGRREIRDYEVLYSAAEVEVRCICNLFNFKGYLCRHALTVLNYNGVVEIPSQYILPRWRKDLKHMHVPDYGSNSIDANSSLQWCEHLYKRAMQVLDEGLRSKEHCRVALQSLEELLDRIRQL
- the LOC122639359 gene encoding uncharacterized protein LOC122639359 isoform X2: MDSLKFDTHPSRYLMIATSGGVNQQRTGGAKTVGKVQNRAVGSKHTQNSRIDLLAKHKMNAIKALQSYFPGKCAFIHMRKLPTKKSSLLSFCKSNDSGSESSPPEGDLKKQELLAKIAMLQTQKVRLTDYLDERSAYLTQFAEDANAEFDEIGENALKELDEAGARIMENLESRAQAFEESTEFNKQEIEKNDRELVEFEGQIEEGRNEGLFFKNLGERAPGEQAKAKEEIEKIKEVNKESAGSKVRRNIYLALIGLLSIGIANALISSSPDWRKVAILGVILVALLSQFIYERTIQK
- the LOC122639359 gene encoding uncharacterized protein LOC122639359 isoform X1 — protein: MVQKLKFDTHPSRYLMIATSGGVNQQRTGGAKTVGKVQNRAVGSKHTQNSRIDLLAKHKMNAIKALQSYFPGKCAFIHMRKLPTKKSSLLSFCKSNDSGSESSPPEGDLKKQELLAKIAMLQTQKVRLTDYLDERSAYLTQFAEDANAEFDEIGENALKELDEAGARIMENLESRAQAFEESTEFNKQEIEKNDRELVEFEGQIEEGRNEGLFFKNLGERAPGEQAKAKEEIEKIKEVNKESAGSKVRRNIYLALIGLLSIGIANALISSSPDWRKVAILGVILVALLSQFIYERTIQK